The DNA region GAGGCCTGCGACGGCGTAAGAAGGTAAAACCTTGGCCTTGTTGACTAACCCCATGCGAACAACGGCATGCCAAAGGTGACGAATACGTTGAGCAGTTTGCATCGGAGTGCGACCTCGGTCGCCTGATTGGGGAGCGTCCGGTTCTTCAGGCGGTCGCCGAAGTTGGTTTTGAATCGAAACATGGCGGTCTCGGCTAGGCTGCGTCGGTGGTAGCCGATCGATTCTTTCCACGCTTTCTTGCCGTCGCGGCGGATCTGCCGAAGGCACTCGTCGCGCTCCAGCGGCTCGGCCGACGCGTTGCCGTGCTGCTTGATCTTGGCGTTCTTGCGCGGCGGGATCACTTGGTGGATCGACTCCCCTTGGAGGTAGTTACGCACTTTCCACTGGTCGTAGGCGCCGTCGCCGTAAAACGTCTGGACTTCGGCTTCGACTTGCTCCAACAGCGGCTCGACCGCATCGCCGTCGTGGGTGTCGGCGCCCGTCACGACCTGGGCGACGATGGTGTGGGTGGCCGGATCGACGGCCAGGTGAACCTTCCGCCAAGTGCGACGCTTGCCGACCCCGTGCTTCTTCACTTTCCACTCCCCCTCGCCGTAGACCTTGAGCCCCGTGCTGTCGACCACCACGTCGATCGGGCCCTTGGTCTCACGCACGTCGATCGAGACCCCCAGCTTGGCCGCTCGCTTCTGCAGCGAGGTGTAGTCGGGGATCGCCACCTCGGCCTGCATCAGCTTCGCGAGAGCCCGGCCGAAGCCTTCCGTCTGCCGGTACGGCAAGCGGAATAGCTCACGGATCATCAGCAGCGTTTCGACCGCCACATCGCTATAGAGGAACGGCCGGCCGACCTTCTTCCGGTCGTTCTCGTGCTCCCAGGCGTCGATCACCGCGTCATCAAACCAGAAGGTGATGTCGCCCCGCCTTACCAACGACTCGTTGTAGTCCCGCCAGTTCGTTACCTTGTAGGCGAGCTTCCTCGGCTTGCTAGCAGGCTGCGTCATCGTTCGCTCCGTCGGTCTGAATAGAAGGAACTCCGTCCGGAACCGATCTACGCAGCGTTTCTAGCGATTGTTCGACAAGGCCTAAAACCTTCGCAAAACCTCTCCTTGCCCAGAGTGGGCGATCGTCTCACCGTGTCAGTTTACAGCGGCGGCTCAGAACTCGGTCGCCGCACTGGCCAGTTGCTCGGCAGCGACGCCAAAGATCCAGCTATGCGCCAGGTCGCTGACTTTCGCCACGAGCAGGGCGATTGCGCCACGCTGGGTAGTCTGCGAGACTTACGGCGAGTCGAACATGGTTTCGTTGGGAGCGCCGCTTGCGTCATGTTTGCGTTCTTGTCGGAGGGATTGTTGTGGCCAAGGTTTCCGAGGCAGGGATCGCGAGGCATTTCGAGGGGCTAACCGATCCGCGTCGGCGTGAGCCGATCTACCCGTTGGTGAACGTTGTGGTGATGGCGTTGTGCGCGGTCCTAAGCGGGGCGGACGACTTCGTGTCGATCGCCGCGTGGTCGAGGGAGAAGAGAGGGTGGCTGGCGAAGTTCTTGGACCTGTCGGCGGGCGTGCCTTCGCACGACCGCTTCAACGCGGTCTTCGCGGCCCTCAACCCGGCCGAGTTCGAGAAGTGCTTCTTGAGCTGGGTCACCGCGCTGCATGAGGTCACCGACGGCCAGGTGATCGCGATCGATGGTAAGACGCTGCGGCGCAGCTTCGACGCAGCGAGCAGCAAGGCGGCGATCCACATGGTGAGCGCCTGGGCGACCGCCAATCATATCGCCCTGGGGCAGGTCGTCACCGACGCCAAGAGCAACGAGATCACAGCCATCCCAAGGCTGCTTGAGATGCTGGAAATCAAGGGGTGTTTGGTGACCATCGACGCGATGGGGTGTCAACGGGAGATCGCCGAGCGGATCGTCGAAGAGGGCGGCGACTACGTGCTGGCGACCAAGGGGAACCAGCCGAACTTGTGCGAAGCGATCGATGCGTTCTTCACCGCGCAACTGGAAGACGACTGCCGGAACGTGGCGTGCCGACGGCACGAGTCGCACGAGAAAGGGCACGGCCGCGAGGAAGACCGTTACTACTACCTGACGAAGCTGCCGGAGGGGTTTCCCGAGCGTGAGAAGTGGCGTGGGCTCAAGGCGATCGGCATGGCGGTCCGCATCACCACCCATGGCGACGGCGCACAGACATTCGACACGCGCTACTACATCACCAGCCGCTACGTGAGCGGCAAGAGGTTCGCCGAGGCGGTGCGCGGCCACTGGGGGATCGAGAACTCACTCCACTGGCAGCTCGACGTGACGTTCGGCGAAGACCAATGCCGCGTCCGCAAGGGACACGCCGACGCCAACCTCAGCCTGCTGCGCAGAACGGCGCTGAGCCTGCTCAAGAACAACACCTCCCGAAAGCTCGGCGTAAAGAACAAACGCCTCACCGCGGCATGGAGCGATCAGTACCGACTCGAAGTGCTCTGCGGGGCATGAGTTAACGTGCAATCGCCCTGTGAAGGTCCCGAAGCAGGATTCCATGAAGGCGTTGTCGTAGCAGTCTCCGGCGCGGCTCATGCTCTGACGCATCTCGGCGCGTCGCAGCACGGCCCGGTACTCGGCGCCCGCGTACTGGCCGCCCCGATCGGTGTGGTGGATCAGCCCAGCGCCCGGGCCGCGTTGAGCGAGGGTCGCCAAGCCCATAGCCCCCCAGAACCGGATCGCCGGCTGCTCATGCGCGAGCAAACCAACAAGTTCCTCCTCGTTGGCCTGCTCCCCCTGGCCAGCCATCTCGGCCGCAGTGTACAGCGCTTCCAGCGGGAAGTTGGTGCGGCGGACCCAGCCGTAGAGCGGTTCGTCGCCGTGCTCCCGAGTGGTGAACGGGAACAGCCCCAGGTCTTTGCTGTCGCGGAGGTGGCGGCTTACCACGCCACGCAGCTCGCTTAGCTTCTCCGAATAGGCCGGATCGTCGGCGATGTTTGTCATCTCCCACGGGTCGGCCTCAAGGTCAAAAAGCATCTCGGTCGGGCTGGGCTCAAAGATCGCCTTGTGCCGTGGGTCATTCAGGGCGTCGGCGTAGTACGCCTTGTCCCACGCCATGAATGCGGGGACGCCCCACTGGTAGCTCTGCCTCAAGGCGTCGGGTCGGTGAGGCGCGTAGGCGCGGATGTAATGAAACCGCCCGTCGCTGGCGTTGCGGTAGGGGGCGAAGTGCTGGCTCTGGTTGGTGCGGAATTCAAGCTGGTAAGTTTTAGAAGCACTAACAAAACCGGAGGTCAATCGCTAGCTTTGCATCCGCAATGGGCGCCGTAGGAGTGCGGCGTCGTTCTGCATTTTGTGGCCGCTAGCATCACGCGATCTGCACAGCAGGAGAGTCGGGATCCCGTTCTCTTTATTGGAGGTGCATGATGGCCGGACCGTTGGTTCCTGACGAGTTGTGGATGAAGATTGAGCCGCTGATCCCCGAGCGACCCGAACGACCCCAAGGGGGTCGGCCGCCGGTGGATGACCGTGCCGCGCTTACCGGCATCGTGTTCGTGCTCAAGACGGGCATCCCCTGGGAGATGCTCCCGCAGGAGATGGGCTGCGGCATGACCTGCTGGCGGCGGGCCCGCGACTGGCAAGAGGCCGGCCTGTGGGACCGCCTCCACGAGCTGCTGCTGGCCGAGCTGAACGCAGCTAACAAGATCGACTGGTCGCGTGTGGCGGTCGATAGCGGCACGGTTCGCGCTGTGGGGGGTGGCGAAAAGACCGGTCCCAACCCTACCGACCGCCGGAAGCCCGGCAGTAAGCACCACGTCGCCACCGACGGCAATGGCGTGCCGCTGCAGACCGAGCTTTCGGCCGCCAACTCGCACGACGGCAAGCACATGGTCCCGCTGATCGCGGAGATCCCTCCGGTCCGCGGCAAGGTGGGGCATCCGCGATCGCGGCCCGACGCGGCGTTCGCCGACCGGGCCTACGACGACGACGCCAATCGGTTGCTGCTGGAGTGGTTCGGGATCGAGCCCTACATCGCCCGCCGGGGCGACGAGCATGGCAGCGGACTGGGCGTCTACCGCTGGGTCGTTGAAAGGACCATCGCTTGGCTGCATAACTTTAAACGCTTAAGGGTCCGCTTCGACCGACGCGAGGACATCCACGAAGGCTTCCTCAACCTCGGCAAATGCCTCGTCTGCTGGAATGTGTTGAAAGGGGAGTTTTGTTAGGGCTTCTTAGGCTCGGCATCAGGTCCCAGCATGTCGTGGCCCTGCATGTAGTCCGGCGCCTTAACGCCCGCAAGCGACAGCACAGTCGGCGCTAGGTCCTCGAAACCAATCAACCGATCGCTCGCCTCGCCCATCGGCAGGCCAACGCGGTCGCGCCATTTCTCGGGAACCCAAACGATCATCGGCACTCGGAAGCCCGTGATATACGGGAACGCCTTCTCCCGCGGCTGCACGCCGCCGTGGTCGGAGAAGAAGAACACGATCGTCTCTTCCTTCAGCCCGCGTGCTTCAAGGTCGTCGAGGAACTGCTTAACCCACTGATCGACTTCGTTGATTCCTTCCTGGTGCAACGCGATGTCCGATCGCACCTCCAGTAGGTCCGGCAAGAACGGCGGGACAAAAATTTCGTCCAGCGGCAAACCTTCAAATTCTCGCCGGCCCTCGAGCGTGAAGCTGCGGACACGGACCATGTGGACCGACGCTTGATTGAATACGGCAAAGAACGGTTGCCCCGGCTTGCGCTTGCCGTTGTTGTAGGTGGCTTTGCCGCCGCTGACGTCCCATGCGGCGTCGATCCCCCGGCGTTTATCGGGCCGAGCGGTGTTGTAGTCGGTCTTGCTGTTGTTGGTGGTGTAGTAACCCGACTCACGGAGCAGCCCGGGGAAAAATACTGCTCTACCGGCACTCGCCAATCAGCCCGGTGCCAGTCGGTGCCGTACGTGGTGGCCGGGCAGCCAGAAATGATTGTCGACCTGGCCGGCGAGCAGTGCGGAGCCGTCGAGGAGGCGTGCGTAAACCTCACCCCTTCGGCCGCGAGGCAGTCGATCGTCGGCGTTTGGGCTAACGCGCTTCCGTAGCAGCCAAACTCACGCTGGCTGGTATCCTCGATGGTAAGCCACAGGATATTCGGCCGGTCTTGCTCGGCGGCTTGAACGCAGGGCGAGGCGAGTATGGCCAGCCACGCTGCAACACCGACGACGACTAAGCATTGAGCGTGGGGAGGATGATCGAACTTTTAAGTGCGCATCAAGAATGACCTGTCCGTCAATTCCGCACCACCTCAGCTTTTCGTCAGTCAAAAGAAAGGCGCACGTTTCCGAACCGAGCAGAATCGCCTGGACAACCTAGACAGCTGCCCCCACGCACGCGCCAAGGCCTCCCACGTCGATTTTGAGCACAGCTAGCGTGAAGTATTTGACCCCCGGAACCCCCAGCGCTCCAAACGGCCGCTTGGCGACCGCTCACCGCGCGGTTGCCCTGGTCCCTACGGGAGCTCACTCTCGGGGACGGACTCTTGCCCGGTAAGCGTTATCAGGCCTCGAGAGACGCTCAGCATTCCGGACTCTTCGTGGAGCTCACCGACCTGCAAGTAGCAGCGGCGATTGGCGATCGGCTGCTCGGGATACGGTTTTGAGTAGTCGCGGTGCGGCTCGCAGTGATAGAACACCAGCGCGCGGTCGCCGAGGACAGCGACCGACGGGTGACGTCCGAAGGATCGATCGGTGGCGTGTGTTCCGGGAACGTCCAACAGCACGCCTGCGTGCCGCCATGCTCCGTCGGCGTCTAGCCGATAGGCTGCGATCGGGGGCCCGGCGGGGTCGGTCAGCAACCATGTCTGGCCACGCCATTGAAACGGGAATGGGGCTTCTTGATAGCCGTACCCGGTGACGCGACGGTCGTTCACGTCTCCCACGGCGGGCCCGAGCGTATTCCAGGTCATCAAGTCGGTCGATTCGGCGACGTAAGTCGTCACCCCTTTGGGCGTCCTCGGGGAAAGGTCGCGATAGTAGAGCCGCCATCGCCCCGGCAACCGGATTAGACCGGCGTCAATCGCCTCGGGGCCTGCAACCGCGAGGTCAGCGTATTGCCAGTCCAGTGGGCTCTTCGGGTCGGCCACGTAGTGACGGATCCCCTCGGGTTCCCCGCCCCAAAAGCCCTCTGACGTACCCCGATACGTGACGAACATGTGCAGCGAGTCGCCGTGCCGAACAACCGCCGGCGCCCAGTAAGTGTGCTCCGCGTCGGGAACGTCGTCATGCCCATCAAATCGGCAGTACCCGGCGAACTTCCACTCGTGTAGGTCCTTGCTCCGGGCGACCCCGATCGGACAGCCCGCGGCGACGCCGCCCGCGGCACGCAGCGCACGGCGCCCAGTGTAGAAGATGAGCCACTCATCGGCTTCACGGTCGTAGAACACCTCGGGATCACACGACCCATGGTAATTGGGGTCGGAGAACAGCGGCTTGGGAAACACCTCGCCGCGGGTGGCGTGCGCGAACAAGCCGAGCGCCGTAGCGCCGAGGATGAAGATCGAACAGTAGCGAACAGAGCGTACCTGCTCCGCCTGAACCGAGTCTGCCGTCATTGTCGAAGCTCGCTGCAGTCAGTTGAACATCGTTCTGAGAAGGCCCGATTGGCCAAGGATCCGTGAGCGCCGCCCTAGCGGTCTTGTCGGTATTCCGTGCGGGGCCGCAGACGGGGCGACTCTCGCGGGTCTGCTGGCGATCCCGATGTCGTCCAATCCAACTTAGCGCTGCGGCTCACCGACGAGGCAGATAGGAGGCAGCACTCTCCGTCAAGATTGGTAGGAAGTCGATGCCGACTCCGCGTTTGGACCGGCTCGATGGATAGTTCGGAAGTCGTCACTACTTGCTCAACGCGTCGTGGGGAGATGAGCGCTCTGGCTGGAGCGCCGTGGAGGGCGGCAAACCCGTGCTGCCTTTACGGCTGGAATCTCGCTGGGGCGGGGAGGACGTTGCTCTGTTCCGCCCATTCGCTCCAGAGCTGCGACAGTCGATCTACGTCCGGGCGGCGTGACGATGACAGGTCGTTGGACTCCGTGCGGTCGTTCGTTATGTCGTAGAGTTCCCAATCGCTGCCAACTCCGTTCCGGACGAGCTTCAGATCGCCGGTACGGATGGCGGCGTTCCCCTCGTGCTCCCAGAAGATCGAGCGGTCCGCTGCTTGGTTGGGCATTTGGATGACAGGCGCAAGACTGATTCCTGCGGGGGGGGAGACGTGCCTGTCGCGGATCGTGTCGGGCCATGTCGTTTTGGCCAAGTCGATCAGGGTCGGGGCGATGTCGATCATGTGGGCGGGTTGACGGCGCCACCCCTTCGACTTGATTCCAACCGGCCAGTGAACAATCAGCGGAGTCGCGATCCCACCCTCGTGGTTGTGGTGTTTGTAGAGCCGGAAGGGCGTGTTCTGAAGGTGAGCCCAGCTCTGTCCGCAGAACCATGCGGAATCGGCCGTCGTGGGGTTCCCCTTTGTGCGTCCCGATGGGCCGGCCTCGGCGTTGCCCCCGTTGTCGCTGCAGAAGATGACAACGGTGTTGTCGAGGGCGCCCCGATCCTCAAGTCCTTTCAGCAAGTTTCCAATCGATTGGTCCATCCTGGCGACAACTGCCGCATAAACCGACATCAGATGGTCGAAGCGATCCTTCTCTTCGTCGGACAGACTGACCCAACGCGAGATCTCATCGGGCAGGGGCGCCGGCTGCCATGATGCGTCGATCAGCCCCGAGCGTCGCTGCCGCCCGAGTCGTTCTTGCGCGAGTTGCTCCCAACCGCGGCGATAATTCCCACGGAAGCGGTCGATATCGATGGCGTCCGCTTGCAACGGGAAGTGGGGCGCGGTGTGGGCCTGATAGAGCAAGAATGGCGCGCCCTCCGAGAGGGCCTCATCGACAAACTTCAGACCGTAGTCCGTCCAGAGATCGGTGGCGTACCAGTTTTCCGGCAAGCGGGGGTCGACGTTCGCGATGCGTTCGCCATCAAGGAACAGTTGGCACTTGCTAGATTCGCAGGGATAGTAAACGCCACCGGCGGCCAAGTTGAGGCTGCGGCGAAAGCCACGGTCGGTTGGCCTCTGCCCCGGCCGATGCCCCACGTGCCACTTGCCGGTCATCGCCGTGAAGTAACCCGCCTCGCGGAGCACCTCGGCAAAGGTGGCGCAATCCTGACGCAAGTGCCCCCGGTAGCCAGGTAAGCGATCATCAGCGGTCATGTGGCCGATCCCCGCTCGGTGAGAGTAATGGCCGGTAAGCAGCGAGGCACGCGTCGGACAGCAACGCCCCGTGTTGTAGAACTGTGAGAAGCAGAGCCCGCCGGCTGCTAGTCGGTCGAGACTCGGCGTTGGGATTTCGGACCCGTAGGGGCCGATGTCGGAGAACCCCATGTCGTCTGCAAGAATGACGACGAAGTTGGGGCGCGGCTCGGCTACGGCAGAGCAGACACACAACAGCACCCAAAGCAGGGCTGATGCGGACGGGGGATAGCGTGTTGACATGCTAGTGTACTGCATCAATCAGACGTGACCTTATCGAGCGTAGCCCTGGCGCGTCGTACTTTGGCGAGGATCTCCTCTGCGGTCGCCGTCCATCTCAGGCCCTTCGCGTGGTTGTTGTGATCTTCGACGTACTGCTTGATCGCTTTGATCAACTGAGGCACGCTGCGGAATGTGCCGCGGCGGAGCCGCTTGTTGGTCAGCTCGGCGAAGAACCTCTCAACCAGGTTCAGCCAGCTGCTGCTGGTGGGGATGAAGTGCATGTGGAATCGCGGGTGACGCTTCAACCAGCTTTGTACCTTGGGGTGCTTGTGCGTCGCGTAATTGTCGGCGATCAGGTGCAGATCGAGCCCCGCCGGGGTCCGCGCGTCGATCTCCTTGAGGAAGGCGATCCACTCCTGATGACGATGCCGCTTCATGCACTTGTCGATCACGACTCCTTCGGCGACGTTCAGCGCCGCGAACAGTGTCGTCGTGCCGTGCCGCTTGTAGTCGTGTGTCATTGTCCCGCAGCGGCCGGGGTGGATCGGCAGCCCCCTCTGCGTCCGGTCGAGCGCCTGGACCTGCGTCTTCTCGTCGACCGACAGCACGATCGCGTGCTCCGGCGGGTTGAGGTACAAGCCGACCACGTCGTGCACCTTCTCGGCGAAGTCAGGGTCGTTCGACACCTTAAAGGTCTTGACCCGATGCGGCTGCAGGCCGTGCGCCCGCCACACGCGGGCGACCCGCGCGTCGCTCACCCCCAGCTCCGCCGCGAGCGAGCGGGTGCTCCAGTGCGTGGCGTGCTTCGGTTTGGTCTGGGTCGTGGCTTCGAGGATCCGCCGCGTCAGGACATCACGCTCGGGGCTGGGGCGGCCGGGCCGCGGGGCGTCCTTCTCGATCGCCGCCAGCCGACCCTCTGCGAACCGCTTCCGCCACACCCCAACCGGCCGACGCGCCATGCCGACCTCGTGAGAGATCTCCAAGTTGGTCTTCCCGGCCGCGGCCAGCAGCACCACCTGGGCCCGCTTCACCAGCCGCATCGGCGTGCTGCGCCCGCGGCTCCACTTCATCAGTGTCTTTCGCTCGTCGTCCGTCAACGTGATCGCAACCGCTACCCGCATGACCAAGGCTCCGTCCGGTGAGATGTGAGGCCTCATCATGCTACGCCGGGGGATCACTTTATGTTCACGCAATAATGACGCAGTACACTAGTTCCGACGTCGGGGCGTTGCGTTTTCGGGGAATGAGCGACGCCGATAATTTTAAACTGCGGCGAGGCTTCACAGCCTCATTCGGCATCAGCGTCTATCGGTCTCAGGGCGAGGCACCGCATTGGTGGGCGGGGCGCCATTGCCATGGAACCAGCACGGCCACGGCCAGCACGAGGGCCGACGGCTCGGGAACCGAAAAGAGCGCCGCGAAGGCGTCTTCCCCGTGTGTTGCTATGTAGGCGTCCTTGAATAAGCGGAAGTCGATGCGATCGACGACGCCCGAGCCGTCGAAGTCTCCGCTGCTCCAAGCCGCCGCAGGGTCCAGACCGGTCGTGTCCGCAAGCAGGGACTGCGCCAGGAGGGGCCAATCCGACCGGGTGACCATGCCGTCACCGTCCAAGTCGCCGATCGCTCGCCCGTTCAAGGCGACGTACGATGCGAAGAATATCTTCAAGTCGTCGCGCGTCACACGGCGATCGAGATTCAGGTCGCCCCGCTGGAGCGCCTGGTGGAACGTCATTGTCGAGAAATCGGCGTCGAAGTAATCCTTCATCAAGTTGTAATCGGTGAAGTCGACCATGCCGTCTCGGTTCACGTCGGCTGCGTCGGCCTGAATCGCAAGCCAATCTTCCATGTAGCGCTCGTTGTACGAGTCGAGCGAACTCCCCTCATCCACCATCGCATAGATGTAGAGCCAGTTGATGTGGAAGGGACTGTAGCCATCGCGCGTGACGTTCATGCCGCGCATCGACAGCGGCTGCGAGAACCCGAGTGTCCCGATCGCGACGTCGTGCTGCCTGAACAGTTGATGCATGTCTTCCAGGTGGTCCGGATTGGACCAAGGTTGCGACTCGATAAAGTCGGTCCACTCCCGGCGGCTTACTTGCGTGTTGAACGCCTGTTGAAGATAGCCATCGACATGAAGGTTCGGGTCGTAGCCATAGGCTGTGGCGAAGGTCTGGCCAACGGCGGTTACGCCGATCGGATCGTCCAGCGCGGCTTGGTAACGCCAGACCGGCGAGAACTCGGTGACGATCAGGTCCTTCGTGGCGCCAGCGAGCTCTTGCCGCGCAAAGCTGAGCATGCTGTTCGCTTCGTCGAGCGTGCTAAAGTGGGCGTGAACGTCCATCCCTGCTACCGCGGCGTTGTCTCGCGCAAGCTGGAACATCTCTCGGACGACATCGAGCGACTGGTTCGAGCTGCGGTCAAGCCGGTTCAGCGATCCAACGAAGTAGCGAGGCTCGGTCGCTTGCTGTGCGCCGTATGCATTGCGGAGGTGTTCGAGCAGCCGCTCCGTGAACCGGACGTAGGGCACGGACTGGCCGTCGCTTTGTAGGTCGAGCTGGAGCGTCTCGAACATCGGCTCGTTGCCCAGGACAATCGAGTTGACCGGCCGCCCGATGGCTACGAGCGTCTGAGCGGCACGGTCGAAGAGCGTCGCCTCGCGGGGAGAGCCCGGCGCCGGCACCCGCTCGCCGGCGTTCTTGAAGTTCCATTTAAAGGACACGAGCAACTGCTGTCCCGAGTCGGCCGAACGGCGGAGCCCGACGATGTCGGGGTCGGAAAGCAGGTTGCCGACGCCCTCTTTGCCCAAGATGTCGATGAACCCTCGGGACCAAGTGGTCTTGCTAGCAAGCAGCTCGGCCGTGCTCGCGTTGCGAGGGAGTTCGTTGAAGTTGGCGCCCAGGATCTGAGCGCGAGCGGGCAGCGCGATCAACGCCGCGAGGATGAGCGGCGCCAACAGCGGATTGGGTCGCGAGGCCCCGACGCGTTGCATCGGGAGGTTCAGGGGTGTCTGGGTAATCAATAGGTTTGCTCGTTTCGGGTCACTTGCTGCGCCAGCAAGCGAATTGTTCGACAGCGAAAGGAGTTCCGGGACAGATGACGAGGAGCAATCGGTGGGGGCCCGGGCCAGAACCGGCCCAGACCCCGCCCGTCGCCCCACACGACTCTCTCACCGACGGCCGTGCCGCCGCAACAGTCCCGCAACGGCGCTGCCCGCCAGCAGAAGTAAGATTGCCGAGGGCTCGGGCACGGGAACGTTGTACTCGAACGATCGCAGGCCGTACTGATTGTTGCCGCCGTCGGTTGCGCCGTTGGAGAACTCAAGCGATGAACCCGCGGGAGTGGCCGCCTGGTTTCCGAGCGTCAGCGTTTGCAAACCGCCGGCGCCCGGTATCCAGGTGATCGCGCCAGCGGCAAAGCCGATGGAGCCGGCGCCCGCGGCGGACGGGTCGGCCGTGAAGCCGCTGATCACGATGGTCGAAGCAAGCCCACCCGCCGACGCTCCAGCGCTCGCTACGGTAATCGCGGTCAGGCCACCGAAACCTGTTGCAGGGAGGTCAAGCTTGATGGACTCTGCGTTGGCGCCGTTATTGTTGATCGACCGGGTGAAGCCGACGCTTGGTCCGTCCGCGGCGGGCTGCCCGACCCCCAGGCCGTTGTTCGGGTTGGCGCCGCCGTCGTAGGCGAGTTGTGATCCAGCCAAGCCGTCTAGCATGGCCGTTAGCGTGAAGCCGCTGACCGACTTCGTATTGCCATTGAACTGGGCAGGCGTGCCGATAATTTCTTCGGTGTTAATCAACGCGGCATGGGCGCCCGATGGCGCCGCTACGAGAGCGGCGATGGTCAACATAGCGATTGGAACCAGAAGCGATCTCATTAGACTGAACCTCCAAAGCTGTGAAACCGAGAAGCAACAGAAGCGACAAGGCGTCTACTTTCATGTTTTAAGAACGTCTACGCCCTCTCTGGAGGCAAAGAAGCGCCGCGCAAGCGAGCAGCAGCGAAGCGGGCTCTGGAACCGGGCTTCCGTCGATCCCTCCCCCAACAGCCGGCTGGCCGAAGTTGTTCTTCCAGGACGAGTAGTCGGCGGCGCTTACCACGCCCGTGTTGGCCGGGTCGCGGTTCTGGAGCATCGCGGCGCTGAGGCCCAGGTTGTCGCGCCACACGGTGTAGTCGGCGGCGTCGACAAAGCCGTCCCCGTTGTAGTCGCCCACCGTGCCCGACGGCTCCGACTGGAAGTACTCGATGAAGGCGCCCCCGACTCGCACGGTCTCGCCCGTCGAGGCGAGGTCGAACTCTAGCACCAAGTCCCGTGTATCCAGGGCGGTGTCGTAGAACGTGCCGAGCGGAACCTGCATCGCCCCGGGGGCGATGGTGGAACTGCCGAACGCAAAGGCCTCCGCCTTTAGACTGGTGCTCGTGGCGTTGCTGGCCGCTTGATCCCATCCGGGGCTTGTGGCGGAGCCGTCTCCCTGGGGAAAGACGCCGCTGCCCCCCAGGCCGGTGTAGCCCGTGGTCAGCAACCCGTTGCCGGCGCTGAGGACCTGCACAAAATCGATCTCGCGCGGGAGGGCGCCCCGCGTCAGGAACACATCGCCGGTTCTTGTATCAACCCGCAGAGAGACCTCCGAAATGTCTTCGACAAGCTCGATGGCTCGGAATCCGTACTGGTTGTTCCCGCCGGTGGTGCTGCCGTTGGAGAACGTCAGCGACCCGCCCGCGGCGACCGATGCCGCGTTCCCCAAAGTGAGCGTCGCGGCGTTCGCCCCGAGCGGGTTGCCGACGTCCGAAGTGGGGTTGGTCCAGGTCAGCGTGCCGGACAAGAAGTCAATCGTGCCGGTCCCGGTGGCCATCGGGTCGCTGGCGAACCCGCTGATCGAGACCACCGACGCGGTTGCGTTGGACACCACGATCTTGGCCAGCCC from Pirellulimonas nuda includes:
- a CDS encoding IS5 family transposase; amino-acid sequence: MTQPASKPRKLAYKVTNWRDYNESLVRRGDITFWFDDAVIDAWEHENDRKKVGRPFLYSDVAVETLLMIRELFRLPYRQTEGFGRALAKLMQAEVAIPDYTSLQKRAAKLGVSIDVRETKGPIDVVVDSTGLKVYGEGEWKVKKHGVGKRRTWRKVHLAVDPATHTIVAQVVTGADTHDGDAVEPLLEQVEAEVQTFYGDGAYDQWKVRNYLQGESIHQVIPPRKNAKIKQHGNASAEPLERDECLRQIRRDGKKAWKESIGYHRRSLAETAMFRFKTNFGDRLKNRTLPNQATEVALRCKLLNVFVTFGMPLFAWG
- a CDS encoding ISAs1 family transposase; its protein translation is MAKVSEAGIARHFEGLTDPRRREPIYPLVNVVVMALCAVLSGADDFVSIAAWSREKRGWLAKFLDLSAGVPSHDRFNAVFAALNPAEFEKCFLSWVTALHEVTDGQVIAIDGKTLRRSFDAASSKAAIHMVSAWATANHIALGQVVTDAKSNEITAIPRLLEMLEIKGCLVTIDAMGCQREIAERIVEEGGDYVLATKGNQPNLCEAIDAFFTAQLEDDCRNVACRRHESHEKGHGREEDRYYYLTKLPEGFPEREKWRGLKAIGMAVRITTHGDGAQTFDTRYYITSRYVSGKRFAEAVRGHWGIENSLHWQLDVTFGEDQCRVRKGHADANLSLLRRTALSLLKNNTSRKLGVKNKRLTAAWSDQYRLEVLCGA
- a CDS encoding IS5 family transposase → MAGPLVPDELWMKIEPLIPERPERPQGGRPPVDDRAALTGIVFVLKTGIPWEMLPQEMGCGMTCWRRARDWQEAGLWDRLHELLLAELNAANKIDWSRVAVDSGTVRAVGGGEKTGPNPTDRRKPGSKHHVATDGNGVPLQTELSAANSHDGKHMVPLIAEIPPVRGKVGHPRSRPDAAFADRAYDDDANRLLLEWFGIEPYIARRGDEHGSGLGVYRWVVERTIAWLHNFKRLRVRFDRREDIHEGFLNLGKCLVCWNVLKGEFC
- a CDS encoding sulfatase-like hydrolase/transferase, with product MASAGRAVFFPGLLRESGYYTTNNSKTDYNTARPDKRRGIDAAWDVSGGKATYNNGKRKPGQPFFAVFNQASVHMVRVRSFTLEGRREFEGLPLDEIFVPPFLPDLLEVRSDIALHQEGINEVDQWVKQFLDDLEARGLKEETIVFFFSDHGGVQPREKAFPYITGFRVPMIVWVPEKWRDRVGLPMGEASDRLIGFEDLAPTVLSLAGVKAPDYMQGHDMLGPDAEPKKP
- a CDS encoding family 43 glycosylhydrolase; protein product: MTADSVQAEQVRSVRYCSIFILGATALGLFAHATRGEVFPKPLFSDPNYHGSCDPEVFYDREADEWLIFYTGRRALRAAGGVAAGCPIGVARSKDLHEWKFAGYCRFDGHDDVPDAEHTYWAPAVVRHGDSLHMFVTYRGTSEGFWGGEPEGIRHYVADPKSPLDWQYADLAVAGPEAIDAGLIRLPGRWRLYYRDLSPRTPKGVTTYVAESTDLMTWNTLGPAVGDVNDRRVTGYGYQEAPFPFQWRGQTWLLTDPAGPPIAAYRLDADGAWRHAGVLLDVPGTHATDRSFGRHPSVAVLGDRALVFYHCEPHRDYSKPYPEQPIANRRCYLQVGELHEESGMLSVSRGLITLTGQESVPESELP
- a CDS encoding arylsulfatase — encoded protein: MSTRYPPSASALLWVLLCVCSAVAEPRPNFVVILADDMGFSDIGPYGSEIPTPSLDRLAAGGLCFSQFYNTGRCCPTRASLLTGHYSHRAGIGHMTADDRLPGYRGHLRQDCATFAEVLREAGYFTAMTGKWHVGHRPGQRPTDRGFRRSLNLAAGGVYYPCESSKCQLFLDGERIANVDPRLPENWYATDLWTDYGLKFVDEALSEGAPFLLYQAHTAPHFPLQADAIDIDRFRGNYRRGWEQLAQERLGRQRRSGLIDASWQPAPLPDEISRWVSLSDEEKDRFDHLMSVYAAVVARMDQSIGNLLKGLEDRGALDNTVVIFCSDNGGNAEAGPSGRTKGNPTTADSAWFCGQSWAHLQNTPFRLYKHHNHEGGIATPLIVHWPVGIKSKGWRRQPAHMIDIAPTLIDLAKTTWPDTIRDRHVSPPAGISLAPVIQMPNQAADRSIFWEHEGNAAIRTGDLKLVRNGVGSDWELYDITNDRTESNDLSSSRRPDVDRLSQLWSEWAEQSNVLPAPARFQP
- a CDS encoding IS630 family transposase; translated protein: MRVAVAITLTDDERKTLMKWSRGRSTPMRLVKRAQVVLLAAAGKTNLEISHEVGMARRPVGVWRKRFAEGRLAAIEKDAPRPGRPSPERDVLTRRILEATTQTKPKHATHWSTRSLAAELGVSDARVARVWRAHGLQPHRVKTFKVSNDPDFAEKVHDVVGLYLNPPEHAIVLSVDEKTQVQALDRTQRGLPIHPGRCGTMTHDYKRHGTTTLFAALNVAEGVVIDKCMKRHRHQEWIAFLKEIDARTPAGLDLHLIADNYATHKHPKVQSWLKRHPRFHMHFIPTSSSWLNLVERFFAELTNKRLRRGTFRSVPQLIKAIKQYVEDHNNHAKGLRWTATAEEILAKVRRARATLDKVTSD